From one Luteipulveratus mongoliensis genomic stretch:
- a CDS encoding right-handed parallel beta-helix repeat-containing protein, whose translation MTRRTSSALALVVALVMAAVGFVLPRSASAGPRSYYVDCSGGSSGLGSLAEVNALTLRPGTTVLFKRGSRCTGTFAPRGAGAAGAPIRIGAYGSGARPVIDGNGAPDAVLLQNTQWIELRDLEVTNAASPGGNRRGVHVRLSDYGTGRHYVLQNLYVHDVWGDDTKSTSGSDGILFSVVGDVRASAFDDVRVTGNTVKGVNRGGIRLVVSEWEQRPQVGSTGPVTKPWTANTRIVVAGNQVYDVGGDGIVILTARNALVEHNRIDGFQRRSAGYNAGMWPWNSDGTTFRYNEVSGGETTRDGMAFDVDQGTDTTVFEYNYSHDNAGGFVLLCNATGRVANAVVRYNVSQNDVFRGVEMCSGGIESAHVYNNTIYVGPGRSMTVINENTTAPHHVRFDNNIVVKAGDGTANLRLQPGTAVSPTHNTFVNVSGVESNPGGSTADPLLVAPGTGAAGYRLRAGSPATGAGTVISDNGGRDFYGNRVPRDRAPNIGAYEGRGVG comes from the coding sequence CTGCGGTCGGGTTCGTCCTGCCGCGTTCGGCGAGTGCTGGGCCGCGGTCGTACTACGTGGACTGCTCGGGTGGTTCGTCGGGTCTGGGCTCCTTGGCCGAGGTGAATGCCCTCACCCTCCGGCCGGGCACCACGGTGCTGTTCAAGCGCGGCAGCCGCTGCACGGGGACGTTCGCGCCGCGTGGTGCCGGCGCGGCGGGTGCGCCGATCCGTATCGGGGCGTACGGCTCCGGAGCACGGCCGGTGATCGATGGCAACGGTGCGCCGGATGCGGTGCTGCTGCAGAACACTCAGTGGATCGAGCTGCGTGACCTGGAGGTCACCAACGCCGCGAGCCCTGGTGGCAACCGGCGCGGCGTGCATGTCCGCCTGAGTGACTACGGGACGGGTCGGCACTACGTGCTGCAGAACCTGTACGTCCACGACGTCTGGGGCGATGACACCAAGAGCACCTCGGGCAGCGACGGGATCTTGTTCTCCGTCGTTGGTGACGTCCGGGCGAGCGCGTTCGACGACGTACGGGTGACCGGCAACACGGTCAAGGGCGTGAACCGAGGCGGGATCCGGTTGGTGGTCTCGGAGTGGGAGCAGCGTCCGCAGGTCGGGTCCACCGGGCCGGTCACCAAGCCGTGGACGGCCAACACCCGGATCGTGGTCGCCGGCAACCAGGTGTACGACGTGGGCGGCGACGGCATCGTCATCCTGACCGCACGGAACGCTCTGGTCGAGCACAACCGGATCGATGGCTTCCAGCGCCGGTCCGCGGGCTACAACGCCGGGATGTGGCCGTGGAACTCCGACGGGACGACGTTCCGCTACAACGAGGTCTCCGGTGGTGAGACGACCCGCGACGGAATGGCCTTCGACGTCGACCAGGGCACGGACACAACGGTTTTCGAGTACAACTACAGCCACGACAACGCCGGCGGCTTCGTGCTGCTGTGCAACGCGACCGGCCGTGTCGCGAACGCGGTGGTGCGCTACAACGTCAGCCAGAACGACGTGTTCCGTGGTGTCGAGATGTGCTCGGGTGGGATCGAGAGCGCGCACGTGTACAACAACACGATCTACGTCGGCCCGGGCCGCTCGATGACGGTGATCAACGAGAACACGACCGCACCGCACCATGTCCGGTTCGACAACAACATCGTGGTCAAGGCCGGCGACGGGACCGCGAACCTGCGCCTGCAGCCCGGCACCGCGGTCAGTCCGACGCACAACACGTTCGTCAACGTCAGCGGTGTGGAGTCCAATCCGGGCGGCTCGACCGCTGACCCGCTGCTGGTCGCGCCAGGCACCGGCGCGGCCGGGTACCGTCTGCGGGCCGGCTCACCGGCGACCGGTGCAGGAACCGTCATCTCGGACAACGGCGGGCGCGACTTCTACGGCAACCGCGTGCCCCGGGACCGGGCGCCGAACATCGGCGCCTACGAAGGTCGTGGCGTCGGGTAG